The segment ACATCTTTAAATCAGAACAGTGCAGCTaaggacaaaaaacaaagaggagAAGCACAGAAAGATTACCTAACTCCTCCTCCATGGTGCTGCCACCAGCTGTGTCTTTGACTCCCAGCACTCTGTTGAACAGAATGGAGAAGGCGCTGCCCCACACACCTAACACAATGAAAACATACTGTTAGTGGGTTTACTACTGTAAAATGGTCCGACTGTTTAAGATGAAAACACTGTTCTCACCCATCAGAAAATGAATAGGGTTCTCTTCATATTTCTTGACGACAGTTCCCATGAAGAACTTGCTTCCAAACAAGTCGGGGGTCATGAAGGTGCCGTACTTTGCCATCCCAATTTCATACGGGCTGAACTCCACCCAGTCTGCAAGTTGAAACCTTAGTGTTAATGTAACGGAAATGTAACACATTTTTGGGACAAATATGATCACCATTTATCAAGTACCAGTACCAGTTATCAAGTACTTGTCACTGACTAATACATGTGCTCAGTGGGAAGACACTGGAATTACAATGCATGTGTAAATGCAGTCATTGCTTTATAAGTGCACAAGTTTAAGAAGTTATGCTCGCACTGAAGCACTGAATATAAAACAAATCTGGGTTATGGCAGCCTTTGAGGAGATGGCCACTTTCAATTTAATATGTCATGCCCCTAAAATGCATTTCTTGTAGCTCAAATCTGAATAAAGGAAGCTGGATTGAAAATAGTGCCTGCGGTTTTCAGTGGTAAATCAAAGAAGGAGAAGTCAATACAGTCAGTCAATATAACCTaacctgtgtgttttttgtgctgtgCCTGACTGATATTTAAGTTCGACATATGTAAACAGAGTGGGAGGTACTACAGGGGTCACTGAGGTCACAACCGGGTCACTCTGGCCCCGACTACATTTCTGTCTATACAAACCAGTCATTATGATGCATttgcagcaacagcagctgtcacatacacaaacacgcAGGCATGCAAGCACAAACAGttgcacaaatgcacacagacacacgcacatacaATAGAAATACTTCAACCTCTGTAACCTTTAAAAGTATAATTGCCTCTTAAATGTGAAATAATTTCACAGCTTAACTTTACTTTAGATGTCTTTTGACAACATGGTATTTTCCATTGAGCCAGGTCATAAAGAAACCAGTGATTTTAGGTAAGAGGAGAGCCAAGAAAGAAATTGAAGAACAAGCCTGGTCTATTTCAGTCATACTTTTAATGGTTTGAATGTCTCCTCTTCAAAGGTCGTTTTTCTAAGTTTAGCTGTAAGGGTGAGAACTCACAAAAAATAATTGACATATAATTCTAGATTCGTGACATGGTTCTCTTCAGCTTCATTAGTAGttggtgcattttttttttgtttctttttttgaatgAGCTCAACTGAAGTTTAAAACTCTTTGTGTTGTGCTTCTTTGAGCATGAAATGAAGCAGCAAAACTTAGACATAAAAAAGTACAGTTcaatttttttgggggggaacgTACTTTTCCTTAAGTTAGCAACAGGAACAAGTCAGGTGTGTAATGTTATCCAGTGAGTGATGATGCAAAGATTTTATCTATTCGTCAGTAACCTATTAATTGTTTACAGAAGAGCTCAAGAAAGTGTCTCCACAGGACATCACCCACTTGAGTCTTACTGTAATGCTTCAGTTTCTGGCTTTGAAGCCAGCATATAGAGAATATTCACTGATCTGTCCGAGGTTCCTTACTGTATTTTCTATTCAAATGCTTGTTCCATTGCTGCATGGTGTGACAGTTTCTGAGCAGGCTGCATCAACAATGAGGAAGTACTGTGCAACATGACTAAGAGTCTATCGTGGCCTCATGCACACTGCTCAGTTCCTCGATATAGCACAGCTACTATCTGCCACCATAGAGCTGTCATTGGATGACAGCCCACCCCGTCATAACACATCCTCCCTGTACTAGCGGAGCAGCATTATAAGGAAATAAGCACCGCTTGGTTGTTTTGCATGTGGCCCAACTCGTCTGATCATCTCTAGTTACTCATTACATATGCAAAGTAGTTCTCAGAGGGACATGGAGCACAACTGAACATATAACACAAATGCAGATACTTAGAAAAGGACAGATATTTACCTGCAAACATGAGCTCAGAAACATCTGGCTTCACATGCAGACATGtaaacagaggaagaggactCTGAGCCTGGTTTATTTTCTCCTGGATGTCACTCAGTTTGATGTCCATCCTCTGGTGGGAGAGAACACAGTCTTTGAGACCTTTATACTCACACTCTGCCTGTAGTAGgacttgtctttgtcatgatTATGaggaagtaaaataaaaatatgcagAAATACAAAGGGAGGGGAAGATacagcacaaaatgaaaataaaataagttgtGGGTGGGATGCCAGctcaaaagaaaagagaggaaatgaaacatagaCTCGAGGGGCGAAGAGGTTGATGCACTGCTGATCAATATGGAGACAGAGAAATAAGAATTCCATCAAAACGAAAACAAGCACACGCGGTCAGGTGGTTCTTACCGCAGGTACAAGCGTCTCTCCTATGAGCATACCGAAGATATCGGTAAAGGTAACAGGCTGCCCTGAAGCCTTTTTGGACCAGAGGGCCTGGATGTAGTTAGTGATGTGTTGGGGCAGCAACAGCTTCAGTGGGTTACTGCTAACTCTCTTCATCAGTTCAGGGTTGATGTCCTTTGGGCCCTTATTTGGAAAGTCTGGGTGTGAGTACAGAGTAGACATGTACCTGTAGggttaaagaggaaaaaaaaagtttgaggcATTGCACAAATcttaatgcaatgtaaaaaatgttatcAAATAAGTCAATACATGCTTAAAAGATATCACTCTGCTCTTTACACGATTTACAAAGGAGGAACAACACTGTTAAGGAAGTTAAATCCAATAAGTCACTCCACAAACATGAAGGTGAAGACTGAAACAACCCAGAGGTGCTCACTTGATGGCGTACCAGCAGAGGAAGGCAAGTTTGCCAGAGAAGGGAGGAGACAACACCGAGGGAGAgccagaaagaaagaaacacagcAGTAATAACACACAGAAAGATAAAAAGGAAATAAGTGTATTTCGTAGTAATAAAGGTCAGGGAAAGAGAAggtgtataaaataaaaactgaccaTGTGGATCCAGAGAGGCCGGCGACATATGTGGCACAATCCAGGACCCCAGACTCAAACAGGGCTTTCATCACACCTGAGAAGCCGACCATGGCACGGAAACCGCCTCCTGAGCCCGCTATGGCTATGACTGGcacctgtaacacacacacacacacacacacacacacacacacataaagggaCATTCATAACgtgaaggagaagaagacaaAAGCGTACCTAATCTCATAATTATATACTACACAGCTTAGACTATGAGTCTCACATTCATTCTCATTCTTTCAGGTTGAGTAACTTCCCTCCTGTGCCTCCATGTGtctttgacacatttttctcatttgtgCCTTCAGATTTTCAGCTATTTCACAATTCTCATTGTGCAACATTGCCTCCTTTCTGCAGCCTGTGTTTATCTTTAGGTTATTCTGAATATTCTGACAGATATAACTCCACGAGAGTCTTCCTGGATAGGGAGTAAAGGGATGCTGTAGCATAGTGGAAAGCAGAAGCTGGTTATCTCATTCCTCTGGAGCTTCCGGTACATGTTGAGGACATGAGCAGGCTTGGCTTTAGATTACAGCCAGCCCCAAGGGCGCCTAGCCAAAACCACACAAGCgagaaaatgaaacaagagCAGAGAGCAGGGGAGCAGAACTCGCAGGTTTGTGAGGCTTATTGTATGTTTAAGAACGCAGGTTATTTAAAAAAGGCATCacagttttgttatttttacttttcctACATCTAGGATTATTACTATATATATACTGATGTACTGCACAGCAGCTATAGCTCCGTCAGCTAACTGTGGAATGTATTATTATGCAAGTGTAAAATATGTACAGCGTAGGTGGCATCTAGGCTCTGACCTAATTGTTCCCCATGAGAAAACTTTGCACAGCAGGGAGCGGGGACTAATGACATTAACTTTCCCCCTTGGGCAATGTAGATACAGAGCCTACAGGTGGATGCTCAGGTGGAGGTGGGGCTTTGGAAATGCTCCTCTAATACCAGCAGTAGGAACAAATGACAGCATATCTTTCAGGTAAGCGGTGTGGCAGCAAAAAGGAGAGCGCtgataacttcattcactgccATAATAAACAATGTGTGTTAGATATACAATGCGTTGCAGTAAGAGAGACTAAGTAGCTGTGGGCTGGAACCACTGTCTGGAATTACTGTCTGTCTGAACTTAAGTATCAGTAACTCAGTTGAAATGAAGGAAAAGTTTGCTGAAACAAAACTATACAATCATGAGAACCACAGTAGGGGACTGTCTTCATGTCAGTGCATAGCAGTATCTCATTTTTCATGACACATGAAGAACATTTCGGTACCTGAGCATTATATATAGTGAAGTGCAAATGGAAGTGAAATTAAGTGCTTGAATAAATTAAGCTTTCACCTCACAGATTTACCCAAATGGctgaaaactgttttgtttccttgttAAATTTATGTTAAAACTTGACTTTGTCTCTCACCTCCGCCGGAGAACTGGGGAGAAAACGAGGCTTCTCCATGTCTAGCAGCTTCTTGATGCCCAgcatcactctctctctgcGGGTGTGTCTGAACTGCTTCTCTTTGTCACACAGGGCCAGGCTGAACCGCAGATCCAGTTTGGTGCTGCAGCAACAAATGAAAGAACTAAGGTTTACTAGATCTGATAGTGGGAAGACAAGCGATAACTCTTGATTAACATTTTCTGCTGAGATGCAGGTAGAGGATATCATCTCTCTGTGTACTTAGTATGATGTCGAAACCGATCTTGAAGTCAGATAAGGTCTGCCTCTGGGCTGTTTGGTGTGAAATACACATCGACAGACAAACAGTCTTGACCTCTCACACTTCACTACTCATCTTCTCATGATTACAAACCCTTAAAACATGTATAGCATTTCCAAACCCTCCCACTACCCCCTATGTAGTGATGCCATGGGAACTATGATGCACCTTAACCCTATATTAACTTACACAAGTATCTTGTTTTTACTGAGTCACACTGCTTTAAGTTCAATTTTTAGTTTCCTCATCGCTCTGGGTGCATTCCTGTGTATTCTTGAACCTGTGAGGAATTTTCACACAGACCTTTCCTCATATATTCCTTATTGCCTTTTCACACAAGCACCTTTAGGTTCAAGGTGAACTCTTAAAACACGTATTGCtgtaaaactaaataaaaaaatatactaaGACGATGGTTAAATTTGCAGGGAATACATACCAGATTTCCAGCGACATCTCCAAGTACACTTTGGTTGCCtgccaaaacaataaaatatgtgGTTACTGTCCAGTAAAGGAGGGCGGCACGgtgatgtggtggttagcactgtcgcctcacagcaagagggttcccggttcgatcccggatgtgggagcccttctgtgtggagtttgcatgttctccccgtgtcagcgtgggttctctccgggcactccggcttcctcccacagtccaaaaacatgcagattggggactaggttaattgataactctaaattgtccgtaggtgtgaatgtgagcgtgaatggttgtttgtctctatgtgtcagccctgcgatagtctggcgacctgtccagggtgtaccctgcctctcgcccgatgtcagctgggataggctccagcccccccgcgaccctcaagaggatgaagcggttagaagatgaatgaatgaatgtccaGTAAAGGAGCAGCTGATAGTGGTTGGTCATAATAAACAGGCAAACACAAAGTGTCACAAGCAAAATCTAAAAACAGAGAATGgttaatttaaaacatttttgctaatttttttttgcatcatttgCAGACTCATTGTATTATTTAAACAGAAATTTAAATTTCACTAAGTTGTAATCTGCTattcattgattgattgattcattcattcattttcatggtGTTGTTCCTTTTTCAGCCCATCCCACATGGGACTAGAAGACCCTGTTTCACAACCATCTTCCAGTcttgcacaaaacaaaatgtggaaaagaaaaagaaacataacaaaagaaacacaaataaattattaacaaaaaaaaatcatccaaaaTAAACTGCTTGCATGAGAAACTACCAGACATTTACAGACTATTTTAAGAAAAAGCCCTCTTTCTTCTCAAAACACTAATAATTatttgtctgtttcaaatgtgAACAGATATTTCAGTCTTTGTGAATCTTCCATATTTGCAAAATCAATTTCTATTTATTATCTTACCAAACAAAGCTTTGTGCAGTTAACAATAAAAAGGATGgtagaaaacaaaactgaacttcATCATTTAGACAAcacattggaaaaacacacttttctttttctagaTTAACATACCATCCAGTTTAAACTGTCAAAGGCAAAATACCAGATCTCAGCTGAGCACACagagattttatttattatttatttattttttatatacaaCTATACAAGTAATAATTAATCATCAATAAAGTTATTTTGTTAGCACAATCTAGTCTCCGTACACATGCAGTACTATCTTCAGTCtgtaatattatattttatgtaatATTACATTTACCTTGTGTTCCCTCTTCACATATTCAATGAAAAGGTGGGATCTTAACTAATATTTAAAGAAAGCTCCTGTAAGTTTTAACAATGCTCACCTGCATAATATTAACTTATAATGATGAATCTGCCAAAGAGTCTGCTGTGATTGAGGGTCTTACTTTGCCAATGAGGAAAGACTCCATCTTTGTCTGGCCAATGCTGAGCTTGGTGATGTCATAGGTCGCCGTCCCAAGTGTCTCATCCATCACATAATTGGCGTCCATTAATGTTAACTGAGTGAAATAAATATCACAAGTTGAATAGTTATACACATCTCAAACAATGATCAATATAAACAAAACATAGAGATCCTAACATGTTACTGTTTATCTTATATTATTTCATATCAGGCTAAAAATGATACACTCTGGCTTTACTCTCCACTACATCCCTGCTTGTCATGGTTTACTGGTGTGGACTGTGCTGGACAGTAAAATGCAGGTCTAACCTCCAGGATGTTGTGCTGGTTGGGGTCTAATATGAAGTGGAAGGTCTCGTTCCATTTTGGGTTGATGTCATTGTCTATGTGCTTGGTCTTCTTTCTGCTCTCTGGGGCCGTTGGGATAAACAGCTCCACATAGGGATCTGGGGTGTccactgcacagacacacatggacacacacaggcacatttaCCAATGTCAGCATAATGCTCgtgttattttcttgttttgtttttttgtgtgaaaagtTCTTATTGATcttaattttggtggaaaatttTCTCTGCCTCAAAAATATGTGTCAATGTTAGAATTCCATGACATGCATTAGGACTCACACAGGTCCCCCAGCGCTCCCTTGGTGACACTTTCGGCTCGAaccactgtcactgtgaattTGTGAGAGAACTGCTGCTCCACCTGCAACACAACATTTACTCAGCTCATTGTCTCAAGTGGAAAAATCCGTCCAGCCACAATCATAACAAAGACAATAATCTCAGAGGTAAGTAGGTGCGTAACCCATTGTGCGCAATTAATCTAGTGATGAAATATGATGTAAGAGTCACACGTCAATCAGTGGAAACAGCTGGGTTTCTTGGCAGGTTGACACATCCGCTGTGAAATCCTCTAGCTCTCTACTGTAGGTTCACCTTCCAGCTGTGTTCACACTCATCAATAATTACTTTCTTCTTGCATTTGGACAGCAAAATGCTCATTTGTGGGACCACAACCTGGGATTTACAGTTTAATTTGTTGTAAGAATTACACACCAATAAAATACTTACTGGTGCCTAGTGGCACTTAAATGTAGGAACAGTGGAAGAGGAAGACTGTCAGGAACAAGGGAGTAACAACTGGACAACACTTTGTGATGGCAGTTTTTGTCAGATGACAGCAAGATGTTACTCTGTTGTGGAAACCTTACCTGGTAACTGTCGTGAGAAAACGGCAAGAGCATATGTTTTTGTACCTTATCCATTACTATATGTAACAGCACACTGTAGTATGGATGAACACTAGATAAAGTCTCCATACCTCAGCTGTAGTGTTACTGTGGGCAAATGTTGTTGCAATACATTGAAGGTTTCATCATCCAAAATGAGCTTCATAACACAAACTAGTGACAGCAGCTTAGACAAGCGTATTAAAGCTCCGATTCACCAAAGCAGAAGTGTGACATCACTATGTTGAAACCCAAGTGGTGATCATTACAACATACGCTGTAGTCAATCCAGAGAACATAGACTGTACAACAAAGACATTGCTGTACTCCACAAACAATTGACAAGTCCCTCATTATTCCAAGTTTTATACCCCTTTTCTCAGAGCTTCCTAACACAAAACTATATTTCTGTACTTCAGCAAtggtttgtggtcattttggaaGCATAATTCAAAAACTTTATGTGTTTTTCAATTAGAGACTTCCCCATAGCCGCTTTCATTACCTTACTGTGCCCCTACAGATTTGGTAGCATATtgtgcagaagaagaagaaggcatTTCCcttacacattacacacacaggcccaacacacacatacatgcacgaACAGGACCAATACACATGCATTAATGGAGCCATGTCAGAGCGACGGACCTGCACATGGACAGGTGCCCTAAGCAGTTTGGGGTTCAAGGACACCTCAGCAATGCCTAGGAattgaactggcacctctccatctaccagtccacactctgCCCCTGGTCAGTATGGGTACTTGAACCGGGTTATCCTTTGGTTCCCAAGCTAAGTCCCCATGGCGGGGCTGCAGCCGCCCACAGAATATGAGTGTCATTAACACCATTTTTCCCAAACTGCAGGTTTGTTCCCTACAACTGTGCCCTGTAGGTAACTAGCCTTTACAAACATACTTTCCTCTTGAATGCCCAACTGTTACTTCCTTGTTGCCCATAGCCTTGTTTTCTTCCATTGTACCTGCATTTAAGCACTAGTAGCAAGCATGTTATTGGTATCTGATTTGTGCAGTAATATTACACTACGTATCACATGCTGTATTATAAACGGGTACTAAATAGAGTATATGGGTCACTTGGAAGTTTGTGCTAATGTATTCAGTCTCCAATGTTGAAAAATATGAGGTACGTGAGTTAAAATACAGGCATCTTCAGAGGTCATTAATCTCCGAACAACGTTTCCTTTGTCCTTCATAGATATCCATCACTGAACCCACATGTTGGATTAAgaagttgttttgcatttttctttctgtgttgttttttgtgtcagCCTTACAACCAGCCAGAACTATCAGTCATTCTCAAATAATCTCAACATCTGTTTATATTCACTGTAGTTTTAAGGTGTGACCACTCATGGGGGACACAAGTGGCCTTTAAAGCTTGCTTGTTTCTGACCGCCAGTTGCACATCCTAAGTTATGTAGGAGAGAGAATTTGATTTCAGCCAACCACAAGTCtcaacacagagagagttgTGAGACTTTTAACTGATGTAAACCTGTCCTGCAGGCATGTAAACGCAGCCATCACACAGATTATCTCATGCTAATCTCGCCTGTTTAAAACCGGCCAACATTAGCCCTTGTTGTCTGCTGAAGTGATAAGGACAAATATCTTGCCGGTGAGTTTTTGCTTTGAAGCAATAAGTGTGAAATTCTTTCTACTGTAAATCTAAAAACCCAGTAAGGTAAGACATGCTATGGATTAATTTGCTTCGTATTGTGACCACCAGAATCTCTTCATCTGTTTAAACTGCTCCGTTTTCTCTACATGTCAGTACTCACAATTATATTGGAAGCCATTGTGAGCTGTCAGGTGAATAATTCTCAGGAAAGCCTTCGTCTAGATGTGAACTTTAACTCAGGAGAACATCTCAGTGAAGAACTGGAGCATTTGGAACCTGGGGGATGAAACAAAAACTTTCATTATCAGACAAATGCAGGAGCACAGCTttaacagacagacaacatttACATGGAAACATTTCCTCGTGGGTGTCAATAACATCACACCACCATGACGTTACCACAACATCAACTATCAGGCTTATTGCTGTAACTACTTGAAGGATGATACCTTGTCATAACCTCAGCCACAGTGAAAGATAATACAGCTTAAACCAGAATGGGAGGATGACTTTGAAAATTGAAGATAAAGAGCAGGATGATATGTGCCTCAACCTTTCTGGCTGTTTTACCACAAAAAgagcaaaggaactacaaagataAATCATATACAGCATATTAATgagacacaataaaaaacaaactttttatcATTTACTAGTATGTGTATATATCACTGTTGCTCAAAGTGTGGCCTGCGGGTCAATGGTGGTACTCAGAAACTTTTTGCGTGGCCCCTGAAACTCGACTAGGCGACTGCATCAAACTGTGCATTCCCAAAAAGAAAGATTAAACTAATATAAAGATTACTTCATTCTGATCTGTTTGTCCTAACCACCCCTCCTTTGGAGAAATACAGAGCAAAAGAACAGATCAGCAGGAGCTGCTGTGATCATAGGCCTCTCAGAGGTTTCTCAACTCTAAGAACAGATAAAATACACAGAGCTGATACTTGAATTTGACTACTGAGACAAAATTCTGAAATAGTGCAGGCTCATTCAAAGCCAGTCAAGTCTTCATTTGGATCTTACTGCTATCTATTAGTGCAGCAAGAGAGGGAAAAGagcattttaagattttaaatagGAATCAGGCTGAGTAAAGAGGTGGAATTATAAGAAAGTGGAAGTAAAGAAaattgtcaaaatgtcatattGATGTTATAATGAGCTCAGTTATGTCTAGGAGAAATAGGCTGGACAAAGAAGAGATcttattttgaattttcttttcctctgggACTGTCAGGTTCAGGGTGACAACTTGTAGAAAGCTACTACTAGCACCTTACAAGTGCTGCTGTAATTACATGCTATCATAAATGCTAGTgctgttagctaaagttagcaatTTCGGTGGACAGCTCCCAGATGTGCTTTTCCTGTGTGGCCCTTAAGTCATATGCTGGCTCCCTCAATTGGCACTTGAGTACCCTTAGTGTATATTCAAAATTCTAGAAAGATGTTCCTAAAAGAATCACTGACATAATTGGTCAAATAATGAACATTTCTCCTTCATAATGCCCCAGATATTCCTCCAAATCCACCAGAAATCTTCCTCTTCTGTGCTAGAAGATGCAATTCATTAAACCGGGAGTCGGAGGAGCCCCCTACCATCATACAGTGGATGAGTAATGTGTTAGAGTTCATGCCTCTTGAAGCTCTCAGCTTCTATTTCAGAGAGGGACCACTTCGGTTTTATAAAGTTTGGAGTCTTTTTACAACTTACTTAGGACCTGACTGTTTATGAACTCTGTGGTGTGGTGGCATGGAGACGgcagatgttttcttttcagtgcATTGTGTTTGTACATTTCTTGTTTGGGTTGTCATTGGCTTTTTCATCTGTAAAATGTGCCATTCACTGTGAACCTGTTgatgtttaaataaagaaaacaacaagaaaTATCAGTGAAGCCATCTTAACAGTGGCAAGGGGAAGTGAGCTGAGCCACAAACCCATGATAGGAGGACTGGGCCAATAGCAACCAGTTATGTGTGCGCAAGTGCAAGTACACCACATGCATATGTAGAAGGTgtgagagaggaagatggaggtaaaaagaaatgcatctgtgatacaaaatgtgagtGAAATGACTGAACCGAGATGCTGTGTGTATAATATATAACAGTTTAACGTACTGTACAGTCTGAGGTACAGGCGGGTGTACATGAGGCTCTCTCTTTACACTTGTTGAACATGTATGTTGATAAGAAATTTGCATacagggtttgtgtgtgtgtgtgtatgtgtgtgtatgtgtgtgtgtgtgtgtgtgtgtgtgtgtgtgctatatCAAGGTCAGCGAGCCCTTTCTCAGATGTTCACCAAAGCGTATCATTACTGAGGGGACAGAGAGCACGTAGGGAGTCTGTGCGTTCACAGCACTGGTCACGTAGATTGCATCGGTGGTCCAACTTTTGCAAGTGCCAGTTCACTCTGCCCTTGTTCTGCAGCGTACAATGAGTGCATGCGGGCT is part of the Epinephelus moara isolate mb chromosome 10, YSFRI_EMoa_1.0, whole genome shotgun sequence genome and harbors:
- the pla2g4ab gene encoding cytosolic phospholipase A2, whose amino-acid sequence is MASNIIVEQQFSHKFTVTVVRAESVTKGALGDLLDTPDPYVELFIPTAPESRKKTKHIDNDINPKWNETFHFILDPNQHNILELTLMDANYVMDETLGTATYDITKLSIGQTKMESFLIGKATKVYLEMSLEICTKLDLRFSLALCDKEKQFRHTRRERVMLGIKKLLDMEKPRFLPSSPAEVPVIAIAGSGGGFRAMVGFSGVMKALFESGVLDCATYVAGLSGSTWYMSTLYSHPDFPNKGPKDINPELMKRVSSNPLKLLLPQHITNYIQALWSKKASGQPVTFTDIFGMLIGETLVPARMDIKLSDIQEKINQAQSPLPLFTCLHVKPDVSELMFADWVEFSPYEIGMAKYGTFMTPDLFGSKFFMGTVVKKYEENPIHFLMGVWGSAFSILFNRVLGVKDTAGGSTMEEELEQIKPQHIVGEDILDNDDEPRKGGTESQEAEDEYHRTAKASWGERMFTSLFSDTSLFNTREGRAGKVHNFMLGLNLNTSMPFSPTTEVSCHAPTPEEEVDAVTDPDEFDRIYEPLDVKSKKIHVVDSGLTYNLPYPLILRQQRTVNLIISFDFSARPSDSSPPFKELLLAEKWARMNKLPFPKIDPKVFDREGLKECYVFKPKKGEKNCPTVIHFVLVNINFRKFKAPGVPRETEAEKELADFDIFDDPESPFSTFNFQYSNEAFTRLHDLMEFNTLNNLEVIKDAIKDCIVSLKEDPSCVSVPFSLSAIPKKKYHKRDSRAKPWSLLGNDNQ